Below is a window of Nyctibius grandis isolate bNycGra1 chromosome 12, bNycGra1.pri, whole genome shotgun sequence DNA.
TGTTTAACCATTCAATAATGCTGGGGAAAATTATAGGTCTTATTTATGAATGTACTTTAGCTAGCTCATTCATTTTAAACAGGCATATTTTACTGTTAGAAAAATCTACAAATCTCTGCCGCTTCAAGCACTTTGCTATATCTTAGATTAACCATTGTGCATTTTCCAGCAATGTCATTAGATATCACAGAGTTAACTcagaaaagcaaaccagaatgtattactttaaaaaaaaaaagcatttatttattgtCTAGCAGTTTATCAGTTAATCTTGGTTAGGCATATATACATCCAagctggaaagcagaatttggTTTTGGAATGTCATCAAAGAATAAGCTTATTCTCCTCTGGATCATGTAGCACAAACTCTTTCGGAATACAGGGCAGGGATCGAGAGTACAATCCCATCAGGGAGGAAGACAGGTCAGTCTAAGGACATTTCTTCCATTCACTGTAGTGTGCTGTGGTACCTGAAAATAAAGTGCTGTTTGCAGTAATACTAAGCTTCATCTTTTTAGTGATCTGATCAATTTTATTCTGAAGAGGAAATACGTctaaaaattacagctttttactTAGCATTTCTGTTCCTCAGGGATAAAACTGTTGAAGATATTTACCTGAATGAcacaaatgtgtattttcttggtgtttttttttgttgttgttgttacttGTCTGTCAAAACCAAAAGTACTCAAGAGAACGTAACTAGATTCTGTCCTCCATACTCAGTGTTTCatctttcagaatgaaaatgtaaCTGCAGATGGAAACCATGAGACCATCACAGCAATCAGCAGCAAGAGCAATCCTCCATCCCTCACAAGATGCATAATGGTATACTTTCTTGGCTTTGGTCCACATCCCTGAGATCTAAACCACTCAACCACTTCATTCAGGCTGTATTGCTGAGGCTCATACCCCAGCTCCTTTCTGGCCTTCTCCATACTAAAATAATGTGTGACACCAGTTTTGTAAACCTCTGTGCgagtgaggagaggctgaaaatTATAAACGTGACCTACAAGGAAATGAACTACTTCAGTAAGGAATGCAAAAAAATAGACAACGGAGAGAGGAAGACGACAAGTTGGGAACTTGTAACCCAAACCTTCCACTAACGGTCGGAAAAATTCAAAGTTATTTACAGGCCTgccatctgaaataaaataggcTTGGCCTGCAGCTATGTGCTTTTTGTTGGCTTTGAGGGCCTCGGAGGCAAGGATATGAGCCTGAACTAGGTTGTCAACATGTACAAATTCTACTAAACTAAGAGGATCTCCATATACAAATTTAAAGAGTCCCCTTTCAATGTAACTGACTATTCTTGGAAGATGTCTTTGTTCTCCAGGCCCATAGATGCCTGCTGGCCGGAGAGCACAAGTCCTTAATACACCTTTCCCATTGCT
It encodes the following:
- the SDR42E1 gene encoding short-chain dehydrogenase/reductase family 42E member 1, producing MEPENTTKETVLITGGAGYFGFRLGCAIYQKGVDVILFDVVKPLQTMPEGIKFMQGDVCCLSEVEEALRDVICVFHIASYGMSGREQLNRKLIEDVNVKGTENVIQACKSTGVSSLVYTSTYNVIFGGQIIENGDESLPYLPLHLHPDHYSRTKSLAEMKVLEANGAELSNGKGVLRTCALRPAGIYGPGEQRHLPRIVSYIERGLFKFVYGDPLSLVEFVHVDNLVQAHILASEALKANKKHIAAGQAYFISDGRPVNNFEFFRPLVEGLGYKFPTCRLPLSVVYFFAFLTEVVHFLVGHVYNFQPLLTRTEVYKTGVTHYFSMEKARKELGYEPQQYSLNEVVEWFRSQGCGPKPRKYTIMHLVRDGGLLLLLIAVMVSWFPSAVTFSF